In Vigna angularis cultivar LongXiaoDou No.4 chromosome 8, ASM1680809v1, whole genome shotgun sequence, one DNA window encodes the following:
- the LOC108343797 gene encoding signal recognition particle 19 kDa protein — translation MDAQLPNIKKWIVMYPVYINSKKTMAEGRRIAVAKACENPTCAEIGDCCSYLKLPFAIEIDKAYPRDFMQRGRVRVLLKTEDGTLINPSISSRKQLMLRVAEMVPRHHGRTKKQETASTSTTGPSQKSGKGGKKRR, via the exons ATGGATGCCCAGTTGCCGAACATAAAAAAATGGATTGTGATGTATCCTGTTTACATCAATTCCAAAAAAACAATGGCAGAAGGACGACGGATCGCGGTCGCCAAAGCTTGCGAAAACCCTACTTGTGCCGAAATCGGTGATTGCTGTAGCTATCTCAAGCTTCCTTTTGCAATTGAG ATAGACAAGGCGTACCCTCGCGATTTCATGCAAAGAGGGCGCGTGAGGGTGTTGCTGAAGACGGAAGATGGGACACTCATTAACCCCTCCATCTCGTCCC GAAAGCAACTGATGTTACGGGTTGCAGAGATGGTGCCTAGGCATCATGGAAGAACCAAGAAGCAAGAGACTGCATCAACATCAACTACTGGACCTTCCCAAAAATCTGGAAAGGGTGGGAAAAAGAGGAGATAA
- the LOC108344366 gene encoding exocyst complex component EXO70B1, which translates to MEKNVNDNSSSVPHKEENINTGETTQLPVPESEDKPDTKSDAKPEAEAEAESDAKPATEPDDAKPDVEPDGETEKATDSEGVTEKEESKEEEEKEKKEETVEAEPESPVPSLEKVLDEIDQFLVTLQQKVHAKESTPLEIPDFIPVFLHLVEQKIVKYDTGEMKWGETIEDDSSLLGCANRISRLMNHFIEYSRSHAEKEQEDEEKVTVRIDFMINGVSVIQQRVMSFLEDEFRTLMLESRNPNKPDSKGKQQVADSLESEPLEESIPEFPGFAEEAIANLNRIAKEMVASGYENECCQVYALSRRHAFEDGMNKILGYEKLSIDEIQRMQWETLEREIPTWINTWKECTSVWFPGERKLVEMVFGKEADTVVSLMGNISRSIVIQLLNFGESVAMTKRAGEKLFKLLDMYETLRDAIPIMETLFPDDIMGEIKTETTSAKCRLGEAAVLIFCDLENSIKSETGRTPVAGGAVHPLTRYIMNYLRLACEYKDTLEEVFKEHSKIERADSTSRPRYETEESKSKNDNKHKEDESPFAAQLMRVMELLDSNLEGKAKLYKEVALSCIFMMNNGRYIVQKIKGSAEIYQVMGETWCRKRSTELRTYHKNYQVETWSKILSYLSPKGLSDHGKVQKPVLKERFKAFNAAFEEIHKTQSMWVVSDEQLQSELRVSISALVIPAYRSFLGRFSQYLDPGRQTEKYVKYQAEDIETYIDDLFDGNAHGRR; encoded by the coding sequence ATGGAAAAGAACGTCAATGACAATTCTAGCAGTGTTCCTCATAAAGAGGAGAACATCAACACTGGCGAAACTACTCAGTTGCCGGTTCCGGAATCTGAAGACAAACCCGACACTAAATCCGATGCCAAACCCGAAGCCGAAGCCGAAGCCGAATCCGATGCGAAACCCGCCACCGAACCCGATGATGCCAAACCCGACGTGGAACCCGACGGCGAAACTGAAAAGGCCACAGATTCGGAAGGAGTTACTGAAAAGGAAGAATCCaaagaagaggaggaaaaagaaaagaaagaagaaactgTCGAGGCTGAACCGGAATCTCCGGTTCCGAGTCTCGAGAAGGTTTTAGATGAGATTGACCAATTTCTCGTGACATTACAACAAAAAGTCCATGCCAAAGAATCAACACCATTGGAAATCCCTGATTTCATCCCCGTTTTCTTGCATCTGGTGGAACAGAAGATAGTGAAGTACGACACGGGTGAAATGAAATGGGGAGAAACAATTGAAGACGATTCCTCACTTTTGGGATGCGCGAATCGCATTTCAAGGCTGATGAACCATTTCATAGAGTACTCGCGATCTCATGCAGAGAAAGAACAAGAGGACGAGGAGAAGGTGACGGTCCGAATAGACTTCATGATCAACGGCGTCAGCGTGATTCAGCAGCGTGTGATGTCGTTTTTGGAGGACGAGTTCCGTACACTGATGTTAGAATCTAGAAACCCAAATAAACCAGACTCAAAGGGAAAACAACAGGTGGCAGACTCCTTAGAGTCGGAGCCACTCGAAGAAAGTATTCCCGAATTCCCAGGTTTCGCGGAGGAAGCCATTGCGAATCTGAACAGAATCGCCAAGGAAATGGTAGCCAGCGGTTACGAGAACGAGTGTTGCCAAGTCTACGCACTTTCGCGGAGGCATGCGTTTGAGGACGGCATGAACAAAATTCTTGGGTACGAGAAGCTCAGCATAGACGAGATTCAGAGAATGCAGTGGGAGACACTGGAGCGCGAAATCCCCACATGGATCAACACCTGGAAGGAGTGCACCTCTGTATGGTTCCCGGGAGAGCGAAAGCTAGTGGAAATGGTGTTCGGAAAGGAAGCTGACACCGTGGTGAGCCTCATGGGCAACATTTCCCGCTCAATTGTCATTCAGCTGCTTAATTTCGGGGAGAGCGTTGCCATGACAAAGCGCGCCGGCGAAAAACTCTTCAAACTCTTGGACATGTACGAGACTCTACGAGACGCCATTCCAATAATGGAGACCTTGTTCCCGGATGACATAATGGGGGAAATCAAGACCGAAACGACATCCGCAAAATGTCGTCTCGGCGAGGCAGCAGTGTTAATATTCTGCGACCTGGAGAATTCGATTAAATCGGAGACTGGAAGAACTCCGGTGGCGGGAGGCGCGGTTCATCCTCTGACACGTTATATCATGAACTACTTAAGGTTAGCGTGTGAGTATAAAGATACATTGGAGGAAGTGTTCAAAGAGCATTCGAAAATCGAGCGTGCGGATTCAACTAGCAGGCCTCGCTACGAAACCGAGGAGAGCAAATCGAAGAACGATAACAAACACAAAGAGGATGAGTCGCCGTTTGCAGCACAATTAATGCGGGTGATGGAACTTCTGGACTCGAATCTGGAGGGGAAGGCGAAGCTGTACAAGGAGGTTGCGTTGAGCTGCATTTTCATGATGAACAATGGAAGGTACATAGTGCAGAAGATAAAAGGTTCTGCGGAGATCTACCAAGTGATGGGAGAAACGTGGTGTCGTAAGAGATCGACGGAGCTGAGGACTTACCACAAGAACTACCAGGTGGAGACGTGGAGCAAGATTCTGAGCTACCTGAGCCCTAAAGGATTAAGCGATCACGGGAAGGTGCAGAAGCCGGTGCTGAAGGAGCGCTTCAAGGCGTTCAACGCAGCATTTGAGGAGATTCACAAGACGCAGAGCATGTGGGTGGTGAGCGATGAACAGCTTCAATCGGAACTTAGGGTTTCCATCTCTGCACTTGTTATTCCTGCGTACAGATCCTTCTTGGGGAGGTTTTCGCAGTATTTGGACCCGGGCAGACAAACCGAGAAGTATGTAAAGTACCAAGCTGAGGATATAGAGACTTACATTGACGATTTGTTCGACGGGAACGCGCACGGGCGTCGCTAG
- the LOC128193580 gene encoding uncharacterized protein LOC128193580: MVVTHLFDYQDAIIGGAFYGKLCKVWDSFFGRRGRERGRATKGREPFLPFSPVQRAPMGSCSNLGRGLEEDLSWASGDDGVLASRAGKGSEELLKFLEDLDLHVWEEIDPKTYMEVFKS; the protein is encoded by the exons atggtggtcacccacctctttGACTATCAAGATGCAATTATTGGGGGTGCATTTTACGGGAAGCTTTGCAAGGTGTGGGATTCATTTTTTGGcaggagagggagagagagagggagagcaACCAAAGGGAGGGAACCCTTTCTCCCATTTTCACCCGTCCAAAGAGCACCCATGGGAAGCTGTTCCAACCTTGGAAGGGGCTTAGAGGAGGACCTGAGTTGGGCATCTGGTGATGATGGCGTTCTTGCATCAAGAGCTGGAAAAGGAAGTGAAGAGCTGCTGAAGTTCCTGGAAGATCTTGATCTGCACGTCTGGGAGGAGATTGATCCCAAAACTTACatggaagtcttcaagag ttgA